The sequence CTGCTTCACGTCACGGGCATCGGACACCGGCAGGATTTCGGTCGCCGGATCGAATATGGTCTCGAGTCCGGGCCAGCGATCCGAAATCACGGGCGTGCCGCAGGCAGCCGCCTCGAACAGCCGTACGCTGGGAGAAAAGCCCAGGGAACGCATATCGGCCCGGGTGAGGTTGAGCGTGAATCGCTGACGCGAGTAGAACGGCGGGTGCTCGTGTTGCACCAGATGCTCGATACGATGCACGTTGCCGGGCCATTCGATATGGTCCGGGTAGCGTGATCCGGCGATGACGAATTGATGATCGCTCAGCACACTCGCCGGAGCCAGCAGCAATTGCTCGAGCGACGGCTGCCGGTCCTCGCTGTAGGTGCCGAGATAGCCCATCGACCACTGCTTTTCGAGCGGATGCGGCCGGTAAAGGCTGGGATCGGCACTGCAATACAGCACGCGCGCCATCGGGCTGCCGTAAGCTTCCTCGATCAGGCCGGGCACCGGCCCGCCTGAAAACGACAGATACATATCAAATCGCGGGATCATTGCCGCCGAAAGATAGTCGAGGCCGCGGTCGAGGCCGGCCAGCGTAACCGGTGTGTCGATATCGTAGAAGGCGGTGATCCCCTGCGCGTGCGCCGTGG comes from Bradyrhizobium diazoefficiens and encodes:
- a CDS encoding CgeB family protein, which produces MNLNIVIIGLSVTSSWGNGHATTYRALIEALARRGHQVTFLERDVPWYRGHRDLTKPAAWNVKLYQSLQDLPRRFTSLIRDANLVIVGSYVPDGIAIAEWATAHAQGITAFYDIDTPVTLAGLDRGLDYLSAAMIPRFDMYLSFSGGPVPGLIEEAYGSPMARVLYCSADPSLYRPHPLEKQWSMGYLGTYSEDRQPSLEQLLLAPASVLSDHQFVIAGSRYPDHIEWPGNVHRIEHLVQHEHPPFYSRQRFTLNLTRADMRSLGFSPSVRLFEAAACGTPVISDRWPGLETIFDPATEILPVSDARDVKQILLELPEDRRLTIADKARRRILADHTPDHRARQLESYYLEAASRRRRELPATPANRTMQVAEV